One part of the Arachidicoccus terrestris genome encodes these proteins:
- the map gene encoding type I methionyl aminopeptidase translates to MIQTKTNAEVAIMQQNATTISRILAEVAKILKPGMTTLQIDEMCKEMILAEGGIPTFYNYYGYPYNMCTSVNDVVVHGFPNSTPLKEGDIVSLDLGITKEGYVGEHAYSFILGETTPENLQLVRVTKEALYKGIEKAVTGNRVGDIAYAIQSHTEGKYGYGVVRELVGHGLGKTMHEEPNVPNYGKRGTGPKLKTNMTIAIEPMINLGKRNIFTEKDGWTIRTRDGQPSVHFEHNVCVKEGKALILSDFSIIEAAERTNSNLNTSYHNIQEDK, encoded by the coding sequence ATGATTCAGACAAAAACCAACGCCGAAGTGGCGATCATGCAGCAAAATGCAACCACGATCAGCCGTATTTTAGCTGAAGTAGCCAAGATTCTTAAGCCAGGTATGACGACTTTACAAATAGATGAAATGTGTAAGGAAATGATCCTGGCTGAGGGGGGCATACCGACTTTTTATAATTATTATGGCTATCCTTATAATATGTGTACTTCTGTCAATGATGTCGTTGTGCACGGGTTTCCCAATAGTACACCATTGAAGGAAGGCGATATTGTTTCCCTTGATCTGGGCATTACTAAGGAGGGCTACGTGGGAGAACATGCCTATTCCTTTATATTGGGAGAAACGACACCCGAAAACCTGCAATTAGTACGTGTTACCAAGGAAGCTCTATATAAGGGAATTGAAAAAGCTGTTACTGGCAATCGTGTTGGGGATATAGCGTACGCGATACAGAGTCATACGGAAGGTAAATATGGCTATGGCGTCGTTCGTGAGCTGGTAGGGCACGGGTTAGGTAAGACCATGCATGAAGAACCTAATGTGCCTAATTACGGAAAAAGGGGAACTGGTCCGAAGCTGAAAACCAATATGACTATTGCCATTGAACCGATGATCAATCTGGGAAAAAGGAACATCTTCACGGAGAAGGATGGTTGGACGATTCGTACAAGAGACGGGCAGCCTTCAGTACATTTTGAGCATAATGTATGTGTCAAAGAAGGGAAAGCGCTGATATTATCTGATTTTTCTATTATTGAAGCGGCTGAACGTACTAATAGCAATCTAAATACCTCTTATCACAATATCCAAGAGGATAAATAA
- a CDS encoding BaiN/RdsA family NAD(P)/FAD-dependent oxidoreductase — translation MQHLVVIGGGASGYFCAVNAARLCPELKVTILEKTGKTLSKVRISGGGRCNVTHRELPIATFVDHYPRGARLLKRTLHQFAAGHTASWFEQRGVALKTEADGRVFPVSNNSQSIIDVLEKDAAKYGVKVMLHQAVVALQKKEAIWQLHLLGQAVPLLADFVCVATGGLMKAAGYQFLADLGHIIHPPVPSLFTFNLGKHSVTELMGVSVEVATVRIIGAKLKQSGPILITHWGFSGPAVLKLSAWGAEWLAGNNYQFSVQINWLGEIWPEKRLRDSWQEIRDRLAARPMGDKNPFGLPRRLWSYLLKAAGIAEDLYWSKLPSGPQNKLIQHLIADVYSINGKTTFKEEFVTCGGVNLAEIDPRTMESRLQKGLYFTGEVMNVDGVTGGFNFQHAWSSGFVAATHIAGQINT, via the coding sequence ATGCAGCATTTAGTGGTCATTGGAGGAGGCGCGTCAGGATATTTTTGTGCAGTAAACGCCGCCAGATTATGCCCCGAGCTGAAGGTGACCATACTGGAAAAAACAGGTAAAACGTTAAGCAAGGTCAGGATTAGCGGCGGCGGCCGCTGCAACGTGACGCACCGGGAGCTGCCAATAGCGACATTTGTGGATCATTACCCCAGAGGCGCGAGACTACTTAAGCGTACCCTTCATCAGTTCGCCGCAGGACACACTGCATCCTGGTTTGAACAGCGGGGCGTCGCTCTTAAAACGGAAGCAGATGGGCGCGTCTTTCCCGTAAGCAATAACTCCCAGTCCATTATCGACGTATTAGAAAAGGACGCTGCAAAATATGGCGTCAAAGTAATGCTGCATCAGGCTGTGGTTGCGCTGCAGAAAAAAGAAGCTATCTGGCAATTGCATCTTTTAGGGCAAGCTGTGCCATTATTGGCTGATTTTGTCTGTGTTGCCACCGGAGGGCTTATGAAGGCCGCAGGATATCAATTTCTTGCAGATCTTGGTCATATTATCCATCCGCCCGTGCCTTCCTTATTTACCTTTAATCTGGGCAAACATTCTGTAACCGAATTGATGGGTGTCAGTGTAGAAGTAGCGACTGTACGTATCATAGGTGCAAAACTGAAGCAATCAGGACCTATACTTATTACCCATTGGGGATTTAGTGGCCCGGCCGTACTCAAGCTGTCCGCCTGGGGAGCAGAATGGCTGGCGGGCAATAATTATCAGTTTTCAGTACAGATCAACTGGCTCGGAGAAATCTGGCCGGAGAAAAGACTCAGAGACAGCTGGCAGGAAATTAGAGACAGGTTAGCTGCCAGGCCCATGGGAGATAAAAACCCGTTTGGCCTGCCCAGAAGACTCTGGAGCTATCTTTTAAAAGCTGCAGGTATCGCCGAGGATCTTTATTGGTCTAAATTGCCTTCCGGGCCACAAAACAAGCTGATTCAACACTTAATTGCTGATGTCTACAGCATAAACGGTAAAACGACATTTAAAGAAGAGTTTGTGACTTGCGGAGGGGTGAACCTGGCTGAGATTGATCCCCGGACGATGGAAAGCAGACTACAAAAAGGTCTTTACTTTACAGGTGAAGTAATGAATGTTGACGGTGTTACCGGAGGTTTTAATTTTCAACATGCTTGGTCAAGTGGTTTTGTAGCAGCCACACATATTGCCGGTCAAATAAATACATAA
- a CDS encoding tetratricopeptide repeat protein — protein MSRSIKFVGLTVVAAVGCTVQIQAQATKINTDPDGEFKQAKDLYFRGQYSLAYPIFKTLTYSAPYQQSNIPETRAVEARFYTLSCSLMLNQASAEQSAKEFVHFEHSTPLVQMLSFQLAEYYFRKENFDQALEYYKKAGTANLSNEETAKLQFHQGYCLFTMQKFEEAAPLFNAIRQMPSNPNYIDANYYYGFIEFYRKDYDDALNSLQIVKDNPSYSKIVPYYIAEIYYFQDQKDKALDYAESSLKSGGQYYETELKQLAGHIYFEKGQYAQALPYLEDYITKSAKVKREDLYELSYCYYQDKQWNKAIEGLKELGGKEDSLAQNSMYLLGDAYLHTGDKSSARNAFLFCSLNSSNQGQKAISTFNYAKLSYELGFQDVALSELKKFITTYPGSTYNQEAKELLVSVLSNANNYKEALSLIQSLGGAQSEIVQRAYPRILYGRAVELINDQNVSQATELINRIFNLPYNDKEIQPAYFWKGELAYRSQNYSGAIESLNRYLQNPVNYGEVNANDANYTLGYAYMRSGDYNNALTAFRKVATNANSGSTNVQKDAYLRTADCYFMQKNYSQASAIYDDIIRQNLPSADYAYYQKAVIAGAYGRVADKVAYLQAFDQQYGNSSLAAEANLQMASAYMASENFSKAVAPLQKVLSSDQEALKPDAYLNLGVTYFNMGNNDASLQSFQELIKRYPNAAQSNEAISYVRNIFINQHQPEKYMTFMQQNGKQVSYTEKDSLSYISAFKSYGNEEFDAAVTGFENYLSAFPEGQHSIDAAYYLAGLYRQRKDNANALKYYDIVAGKAPNKFAEDAVLQSARLYYFDKKDYATAATYYKQLKNIATSSENRLESMRGLLRCQYKLEQWADAESNAKDLLSQKGIADDDKQISNTIIAKNLQQQGDLDGATDAYKKVYALGKSEYAAEARFRVAEILMQQKSYKDAEKAAFDVINKSGSYDYWITKSYILLGEIYFKEKDLFNAEATLKSVVENASDEALKQEAQTQLDQVLAQKKKESRVE, from the coding sequence ATGAGTCGTTCGATAAAATTTGTTGGGTTGACGGTCGTAGCTGCTGTAGGCTGTACGGTCCAAATCCAGGCACAGGCTACTAAAATCAATACAGATCCTGATGGTGAATTTAAACAGGCGAAGGATCTGTATTTCAGAGGGCAATATAGTCTGGCCTATCCGATTTTTAAAACGCTTACTTATTCTGCTCCTTATCAGCAAAGCAATATACCAGAAACCAGGGCTGTAGAAGCCAGATTTTATACTTTATCCTGTTCTTTGATGCTGAATCAGGCTTCTGCCGAACAATCCGCCAAAGAGTTTGTCCATTTTGAGCATAGTACCCCATTGGTGCAAATGCTGAGTTTCCAGCTGGCAGAATATTATTTCAGGAAAGAGAATTTTGATCAGGCACTTGAATACTATAAAAAGGCCGGGACAGCTAACCTGAGTAATGAGGAAACAGCGAAATTGCAGTTTCATCAGGGATACTGTCTGTTTACGATGCAAAAATTTGAGGAGGCTGCACCGCTTTTCAACGCCATCCGGCAAATGCCCTCCAATCCTAACTATATCGACGCAAACTATTACTATGGATTTATCGAATTTTATCGGAAGGATTATGACGATGCACTTAATTCACTCCAGATCGTAAAAGACAACCCCAGTTATAGCAAAATTGTTCCTTATTATATTGCCGAGATCTATTATTTTCAGGATCAGAAGGACAAGGCATTGGATTATGCTGAATCGTCCCTTAAATCAGGAGGACAATATTACGAAACTGAGCTGAAACAATTGGCCGGACATATCTATTTTGAGAAAGGGCAATATGCACAGGCGCTGCCTTATTTAGAGGATTATATCACTAAAAGTGCAAAAGTTAAGAGAGAAGACCTTTATGAGCTTTCTTATTGCTATTATCAGGATAAGCAGTGGAATAAGGCTATTGAAGGTTTAAAGGAGTTAGGTGGAAAAGAAGACTCGCTTGCCCAAAATAGTATGTATTTGCTAGGGGATGCTTATTTACACACCGGAGATAAAAGCAGTGCCAGAAATGCCTTTTTATTCTGTTCGCTCAATAGTTCCAATCAGGGACAAAAAGCCATTTCTACTTTCAACTATGCAAAATTATCTTATGAATTAGGGTTCCAGGATGTGGCACTAAGTGAGCTTAAGAAGTTCATTACCACCTATCCTGGCTCTACCTATAATCAGGAAGCCAAAGAATTATTAGTTAGCGTATTGTCTAACGCGAATAATTATAAAGAAGCCCTTTCACTTATACAATCGCTGGGCGGTGCACAAAGTGAGATTGTGCAACGGGCCTATCCCCGTATCCTTTATGGCAGAGCTGTTGAACTGATCAATGATCAGAATGTATCCCAGGCGACAGAATTGATCAATCGGATTTTTAATCTGCCCTATAATGACAAAGAAATCCAGCCAGCTTATTTCTGGAAAGGTGAACTGGCATACAGATCCCAAAATTATAGTGGCGCTATAGAATCACTTAACAGGTATCTCCAGAATCCGGTGAATTATGGAGAAGTAAATGCCAATGATGCGAATTATACATTAGGGTATGCTTATATGCGCTCCGGTGATTACAATAATGCGCTGACGGCTTTCAGAAAGGTCGCTACTAACGCAAACAGTGGTTCTACCAATGTACAGAAAGATGCTTATCTGAGAACCGCAGACTGTTATTTTATGCAGAAAAACTATAGTCAGGCGTCTGCTATTTATGATGATATTATTCGTCAAAACCTGCCTTCTGCGGACTACGCTTATTACCAAAAGGCTGTAATTGCCGGCGCATACGGTAGGGTGGCTGACAAAGTCGCATATTTGCAGGCCTTTGATCAGCAATATGGGAATTCCTCTCTGGCTGCGGAGGCCAATCTGCAAATGGCCAGCGCCTATATGGCCAGCGAGAATTTCTCCAAGGCTGTTGCTCCGTTACAGAAGGTTTTGAGTTCAGATCAGGAAGCTTTAAAACCGGACGCTTATCTGAATTTAGGGGTAACCTACTTTAATATGGGCAATAATGACGCATCCTTGCAGAGTTTCCAGGAGTTGATCAAACGTTATCCTAATGCGGCACAAAGCAATGAGGCCATTTCTTATGTCCGCAATATTTTTATCAATCAACACCAACCGGAAAAATACATGACCTTTATGCAGCAAAACGGCAAACAGGTCAGTTATACGGAGAAGGACTCACTTTCTTATATCTCAGCCTTTAAATCTTATGGGAATGAGGAGTTTGACGCGGCTGTCACCGGCTTTGAAAATTACCTGAGTGCGTTCCCTGAAGGGCAGCATAGTATCGATGCGGCTTACTATCTGGCTGGCCTTTATCGGCAACGGAAGGATAATGCCAATGCGCTGAAATACTATGACATAGTAGCAGGTAAAGCTCCGAATAAATTTGCAGAAGATGCGGTGCTGCAGTCTGCGAGACTCTATTATTTTGATAAGAAGGATTACGCAACAGCGGCGACTTATTATAAACAACTGAAAAACATTGCCACTTCTTCTGAGAATCGCCTGGAAAGTATGCGGGGCTTATTACGTTGTCAGTATAAGCTGGAACAGTGGGCTGATGCTGAATCGAATGCAAAGGATCTCCTCTCACAAAAAGGAATTGCGGATGACGATAAGCAGATATCTAATACCATTATCGCGAAGAACCTGCAGCAACAAGGCGATCTGGATGGAGCCACAGACGCCTATAAGAAGGTATATGCACTGGGCAAATCAGAATATGCAGCAGAGGCCCGCTTCCGCGTCGCAGAAATACTGATGCAGCAAAAAAGTTATAAAGACGCTGAAAAGGCCGCCTTTGATGTGATCAATAAATCTGGATCTTACGATTACTGGATCACCAAATCCTATATTTTGTTAGGAGAGATTTATTTTAAAGAGAAGGATCTGTTTAATGCGGAGGCGACACTTAAAAGTGTCGTAGAGAACGCTTCAGATGAGGCGCTCAAGCAGGAAGCACAAACGCAGTTAGATCAAGTGCTGGCACAGAAAAAGAAAGAAAGCCGTGTTGAATAA
- a CDS encoding TonB-dependent receptor, producing the protein MKDSIIRYTKMRNKSPLLIATVLLGLNLGFAGSANAQRSHKKATAKKTQAPAKDTVPLEGGKSFTVTSDFTPSLKPASKINFSSTTALPTPEKTPLNYNVPAQNLTFTYNPAFLRPLAVNIDTGSVWRNSHFVKLGYGNYATPYLEGGFSLGDGYHSAVTIHAKHTSSKGSLPLQEFGKTDIEASGVFAVSDKNELEARVYYDNNKQFAYGGLMPDQAYNKDSLRRTYHDIGVKLGFSNKFQNATGIDYHPTIAIDAFGDNHSGKESTLSLDAPFSKRLNETFVAKLGAGVDVSSFKKDGLAIDNNLVTIRPSIEINRPDFKMNLGVIPSFYNGEFNLMPNLSLEAKMRDERFIAMAGWKGYYNKNTYRSLTTFNPWIAIPMDFNYTRTSEIYGGFKGTAGDHLTFNATVAYLTQKDAPLFMNRADDNLFDVLSDDINNLRFHGELGFNAKQSFSLLAGITLNNYSKIENAEHAWGLSPIQMNGSLRWRILPAVLLKSDLDLWTGGYYNDPTDGAKNLSGAADWNVGAEVDIIKNVGLWLQVNNVLNNKYQRFYNYQTIGANIMGGIIFNFGQLKK; encoded by the coding sequence ATGAAAGATAGCATAATCCGATATACTAAAATGAGAAATAAAAGCCCTCTATTGATCGCTACAGTTCTGTTAGGCCTGAACCTTGGATTTGCGGGTAGTGCCAACGCTCAGCGGAGCCATAAAAAGGCTACCGCCAAGAAAACACAGGCACCGGCAAAGGATACTGTTCCACTGGAAGGAGGGAAGAGTTTTACGGTTACCTCCGACTTTACCCCTTCATTGAAGCCGGCCTCTAAGATTAACTTTAGTTCCACAACGGCACTTCCAACGCCGGAGAAGACGCCTTTGAATTATAATGTCCCGGCTCAGAATCTGACCTTTACGTATAACCCGGCTTTTTTGCGGCCGCTGGCCGTCAATATTGATACCGGTTCTGTATGGAGAAACTCTCATTTCGTAAAGCTGGGCTATGGCAACTACGCTACGCCGTATCTGGAAGGAGGCTTTTCATTGGGAGATGGTTATCATTCCGCAGTCACCATCCATGCTAAGCACACCTCTTCTAAAGGTAGTTTGCCGTTGCAGGAGTTTGGAAAGACTGATATCGAAGCCAGCGGCGTATTTGCGGTCAGTGACAAAAATGAACTGGAGGCAAGGGTATATTATGATAATAATAAACAATTTGCTTATGGCGGGCTGATGCCCGATCAGGCTTATAATAAGGACAGCCTGCGAAGAACTTACCATGACATAGGTGTTAAACTGGGTTTTTCTAATAAGTTCCAGAATGCTACCGGTATTGATTATCATCCTACGATTGCGATTGATGCCTTCGGCGATAATCACAGCGGAAAAGAGTCGACTTTGTCATTGGATGCACCATTTAGTAAAAGATTGAACGAGACATTTGTTGCTAAACTGGGTGCAGGTGTGGATGTCAGCAGCTTTAAAAAGGACGGCCTGGCCATTGATAATAATCTGGTCACGATTCGTCCCTCCATTGAGATTAACCGTCCGGATTTCAAAATGAATCTGGGGGTCATCCCGTCCTTTTATAACGGAGAGTTTAACCTAATGCCCAATTTGTCATTAGAAGCAAAAATGAGGGATGAGCGTTTTATAGCGATGGCCGGCTGGAAAGGCTATTATAACAAAAATACGTATCGCTCTCTTACCACATTTAATCCCTGGATCGCTATCCCGATGGATTTTAATTATACCCGAACCTCAGAAATTTATGGAGGGTTTAAGGGAACCGCGGGAGACCACCTGACCTTTAATGCGACGGTAGCATATCTTACTCAAAAGGATGCACCGTTATTTATGAATCGGGCAGATGACAACTTGTTTGATGTGCTCAGTGATGATATCAACAATTTAAGATTTCATGGAGAACTGGGCTTTAACGCAAAACAGAGCTTCTCGTTACTGGCAGGAATCACACTTAATAACTACAGCAAGATTGAGAATGCTGAACATGCCTGGGGACTATCTCCCATTCAAATGAATGGGTCGTTACGTTGGAGAATATTGCCGGCGGTTCTCTTGAAAAGCGACTTAGATCTCTGGACTGGCGGATATTATAATGACCCAACGGATGGGGCAAAGAACCTCAGTGGTGCAGCTGACTGGAATGTAGGAGCGGAAGTGGATATTATAAAGAATGTCGGTCTCTGGTTGCAGGTCAATAATGTGTTGAATAATAAATATCAGCGGTTTTATAACTACCAGACCATTGGCGCAAATATAATGGGGGGCATTATCTTTAACTTTGGCCAGCTGAAAAAATAA
- a CDS encoding outer membrane beta-barrel protein: MRKLMLLLGVGILLSTASSAQSYERPIGSEFSVGIEGALPMNGWDLYDGSTSSTKVSDFGIGATIKYAYNFNETIAATFQTGYVYFPGKDLGGGKINTSQIPIKAGVRFSMSRFYVEPQFGLSSLNVKVASTVDSGSYSGSTTAFTYAIGVGAMAGRNFDIGLRYEAMSKDGTMGFLALRLAYSLPFGR; encoded by the coding sequence ATGAGAAAACTAATGTTGCTTTTGGGAGTGGGCATTCTTTTATCAACAGCTTCAAGCGCTCAATCATATGAGCGTCCAATCGGATCAGAATTCAGTGTGGGCATAGAAGGTGCATTACCCATGAACGGCTGGGACCTTTATGACGGAAGCACTAGTAGTACCAAGGTCTCAGATTTTGGTATCGGCGCTACGATCAAGTACGCTTATAATTTTAATGAGACGATCGCGGCGACCTTTCAGACCGGATATGTATATTTTCCCGGCAAAGATTTAGGTGGTGGTAAAATTAATACGAGCCAGATACCCATTAAAGCGGGTGTACGCTTTAGCATGAGCCGCTTTTACGTAGAACCTCAGTTCGGACTTAGTTCCCTGAATGTGAAAGTTGCCAGTACGGTTGATTCAGGATCTTATTCCGGCTCAACTACTGCCTTTACATACGCTATTGGTGTCGGTGCGATGGCAGGTCGTAATTTCGACATAGGCCTTCGATATGAAGCAATGTCTAAAGACGGAACAATGGGATTTCTGGCATTGAGACTTGCCTATTCGCTGCCATTTGGCAGATAA
- a CDS encoding DeoR/GlpR family DNA-binding transcription regulator — translation MLANRRREKIFELIKEDGAAKVVDLAKIFKVTEVTIRQDLEKLANDGLVTKEHGGAFIKNIEDQVQSFSLSHRGNLEKKQAIAKKAVEFIKSGDRIILDSGSTSTEIARLLLGHKDITVITNALNIAMMLGANPGIELIVTGGEFKAPTLSLTGQKAADFFKGLNVRKLFLATSGISLKAGLTYPSISDLVVKKAMIDAADITYLIADSTKIGKSDFASLGALSLIDYILTDSGIEEKHKQVFEENDIELIIAE, via the coding sequence ATGCTTGCTAACAGACGAAGAGAAAAGATATTTGAACTCATCAAAGAAGATGGAGCTGCCAAAGTTGTAGACCTGGCTAAGATCTTCAAAGTAACGGAAGTGACCATTCGCCAGGATCTGGAAAAGCTGGCAAACGATGGATTGGTTACAAAGGAGCATGGAGGAGCATTTATCAAAAATATCGAAGATCAGGTGCAGTCTTTCTCGTTAAGCCATCGAGGTAATCTTGAAAAGAAACAGGCCATTGCAAAAAAGGCGGTGGAATTCATTAAAAGCGGAGATCGTATTATTTTAGACTCGGGGTCAACATCTACAGAAATTGCCAGGTTATTGCTGGGTCATAAAGATATTACCGTTATCACAAATGCCTTGAATATTGCGATGATGCTAGGCGCCAATCCCGGAATTGAACTGATTGTTACAGGCGGGGAATTTAAAGCGCCAACACTTTCATTAACGGGTCAGAAAGCCGCTGATTTTTTCAAAGGACTCAATGTCAGGAAACTTTTTCTGGCGACTTCCGGCATCTCACTTAAAGCTGGTTTGACTTATCCAAGTATCAGTGATCTGGTCGTGAAAAAAGCCATGATTGACGCTGCAGACATTACTTATCTGATTGCAGATTCTACGAAGATCGGTAAGAGTGATTTTGCGAGCCTGGGCGCTTTGTCGCTCATTGATTATATTCTGACGGATAGCGGTATAGAGGAAAAACATAAACAGGTGTTTGAAGAAAACGATATTGAGCTGATTATAGCTGAATAG
- a CDS encoding L-fucose/L-arabinose isomerase family protein has product MSLNKNPTLGVIIGNRDFFPDKLVAEARKELLVFLNQLNITPIMLGEADSKLGGVETFAEAQACAALFRKHADVIDGVLVVLPNFGDEKGIAETLKLAGLDVPVLIQAYPDDLEKLDVVNRRDAWCGKISVCNNLHQFGIKYSLTTKHVTRLDDEVFQKDLSDFVAVCRVVKGLKKVRIGAIGARPTAFNTVRYSEKLLQRNGISVTTVDLSEILGNADKLTANDKSVKDKLDKIHAYTPTGKTPNDKLVQIAKLDVVLEEFMQANALDCTAIQCWTSLQQNFGCNICTNMSMMSENMLPSGCEVDVTGTLTMYAMQLASSSPSALVDWNNNYADDDSKCVLFHCGNWAKSFLPDISMSTAPILGTTVGTENTYGALDGRTPAMPLTYGRISTDDFNGKIRAYIGEGELTNDALNTFGNRAVAQIDDLQGLMKYVCRNGFEHHVVMNASKTAGILKEAMENYLGWETYVHN; this is encoded by the coding sequence ATGTCACTAAACAAGAACCCCACGTTAGGTGTAATCATAGGCAACCGGGACTTCTTCCCAGATAAATTGGTCGCAGAAGCAAGAAAGGAACTGCTGGTTTTTTTGAATCAATTAAACATTACGCCCATTATGTTGGGAGAAGCAGATTCCAAGTTAGGCGGTGTGGAAACTTTCGCAGAGGCGCAGGCGTGTGCAGCCTTATTTAGAAAACACGCGGATGTAATAGACGGAGTGTTGGTCGTATTACCCAATTTTGGAGATGAGAAAGGCATTGCTGAAACATTAAAACTGGCCGGTCTGGATGTGCCGGTATTAATACAGGCTTATCCAGATGATCTGGAAAAGCTGGACGTCGTAAATCGCCGTGACGCATGGTGCGGTAAGATTTCCGTTTGCAACAATCTGCATCAGTTTGGCATTAAATATTCTCTGACGACAAAACACGTTACCAGGCTTGACGATGAGGTCTTTCAAAAGGATTTGTCCGATTTTGTGGCAGTCTGCAGGGTTGTAAAAGGGCTTAAGAAAGTGCGTATTGGGGCAATTGGAGCCAGACCGACTGCGTTCAATACCGTTCGTTATAGTGAAAAGCTCCTGCAACGTAATGGTATTTCAGTTACAACGGTTGATTTATCAGAAATATTAGGAAATGCAGATAAGCTAACGGCAAACGACAAGTCAGTTAAAGATAAACTGGATAAAATTCACGCGTACACGCCGACTGGAAAAACGCCAAATGACAAACTGGTACAGATTGCGAAACTTGATGTTGTATTGGAAGAATTCATGCAGGCAAACGCATTAGACTGTACGGCGATACAGTGTTGGACTTCCCTGCAACAGAACTTTGGCTGCAACATTTGTACGAATATGAGTATGATGAGCGAGAACATGCTTCCGAGTGGTTGTGAGGTAGACGTGACCGGCACATTAACTATGTATGCGATGCAGTTGGCCAGCAGCTCTCCGAGTGCCCTGGTAGATTGGAACAACAATTACGCCGACGATGATTCTAAATGTGTACTGTTTCATTGTGGTAATTGGGCTAAGTCCTTTTTGCCAGACATTTCCATGAGTACTGCACCGATTCTTGGCACAACAGTAGGTACGGAGAATACCTATGGTGCACTCGATGGCCGGACGCCCGCCATGCCATTGACCTATGGGCGTATCAGTACGGATGATTTTAATGGTAAAATCCGAGCGTACATAGGCGAAGGCGAGCTGACCAATGATGCGCTGAATACATTTGGCAATAGGGCCGTTGCGCAGATTGATGATCTTCAGGGGCTAATGAAGTATGTGTGCCGCAACGGCTTTGAACATCATGTTGTCATGAATGCAAGTAAAACCGCAGGCATTCTAAAAGAAGCGATGGAAAACTATTTAGGGTGGGAAACCTATGTACATAATTAG
- a CDS encoding transketolase: MTSKELKIKSIEYRRKILQYIVKAKAGHTGGSLSCVDVLNVLYNEVMHVSPENFTSPDRDRYIQSKGHCVEALFVVLADKGFFPEEDLNTLCRYQSHYIGHPTRKVNGVEQNTGALGHGLPIASGMAIAAKLDHKAYKVYTLLGDGEMPEGSNWEAALSAAQYELDNLCAIVDKNGLQITAATKDVCSTDPLDKKWEAFGWAVREVDGNDVDALKEALLAAPFEKGKPSVIIAHTTKGKGVSFMENQLKWHHKVPTLEEFDKANQELENAAALLL; the protein is encoded by the coding sequence ATGACAAGTAAAGAGCTCAAAATAAAATCTATTGAGTATCGTAGAAAGATACTCCAGTATATAGTGAAGGCAAAAGCCGGACATACCGGAGGGAGTCTTTCGTGTGTAGATGTTTTGAATGTCTTATATAATGAAGTAATGCATGTATCTCCGGAGAATTTCACATCTCCGGATCGGGACCGGTACATACAAAGTAAAGGACACTGTGTAGAGGCATTGTTTGTCGTATTGGCGGATAAAGGCTTCTTTCCTGAGGAAGATCTCAATACTTTGTGCAGATATCAGTCACATTATATCGGGCACCCGACCCGAAAAGTTAACGGCGTTGAACAGAATACAGGTGCCCTGGGGCATGGATTGCCTATCGCATCGGGTATGGCAATTGCAGCAAAACTTGATCACAAAGCGTATAAGGTATATACACTACTTGGCGATGGTGAAATGCCGGAAGGAAGTAATTGGGAGGCGGCCTTGAGTGCCGCTCAATATGAACTGGATAATCTATGTGCTATAGTAGATAAAAATGGGTTACAAATAACGGCAGCTACTAAAGATGTGTGTAGTACAGATCCTCTGGATAAGAAATGGGAAGCCTTTGGCTGGGCAGTACGGGAAGTAGATGGCAATGATGTAGATGCACTTAAGGAAGCCTTGTTGGCTGCCCCGTTTGAGAAAGGGAAACCGAGTGTTATTATTGCCCATACAACCAAAGGGAAAGGTGTGAGTTTTATGGAAAACCAGTTAAAGTGGCACCATAAAGTACCGACTTTAGAGGAATTTGACAAAGCGAATCAGGAATTAGAAAACGCAGCCGCATTACTGCTATAA